Proteins encoded by one window of Halorussus vallis:
- a CDS encoding ParA family protein encodes MTDTNTARITVANQKGGAGKTTDVIHTGGALAARGYDVLLVDIDYHGGLTCSLGYNDLYYDTDRTTLFDVLDFDQMESVNNIIVEHEEFDILPASEKLANNKNIQTLLEAPKSRERLEMTLDELDRDYDYIIVDTPPSLNVLTDNALVATGNVVIPVIPEKLNANSLQIFAKQLSSLEQAYGDINRLAIVCNRVEQNAEHRDTIEEIKSAYSLPVFEIPKRTDLSQSIGEGVSVFGFGKENQRVEDARDLFNEIADLFDETFEKTAPGEVEA; translated from the coding sequence ATGACCGACACCAACACCGCACGAATCACCGTGGCGAATCAGAAGGGAGGCGCTGGGAAGACGACTGACGTCATTCACACAGGCGGGGCGCTAGCTGCCCGGGGCTACGACGTGCTCCTGGTCGATATCGACTATCACGGAGGGCTCACCTGCTCACTCGGCTACAACGATCTGTACTACGATACCGACCGTACAACGCTGTTCGACGTCCTCGACTTCGATCAGATGGAGTCGGTGAACAACATCATCGTCGAGCACGAGGAATTCGACATCCTCCCCGCGAGCGAGAAGCTCGCGAACAACAAGAACATCCAAACGTTGCTTGAGGCGCCGAAGAGTCGGGAACGTCTGGAGATGACTCTGGACGAACTCGATAGGGATTACGACTACATCATCGTCGACACGCCGCCATCTCTGAACGTCCTTACCGATAACGCCCTCGTCGCGACCGGCAACGTCGTTATCCCCGTCATTCCGGAGAAACTCAACGCCAACAGCCTCCAGATTTTCGCAAAGCAGCTGAGCTCCCTCGAACAGGCGTACGGAGACATCAATCGGCTCGCCATCGTCTGTAACCGTGTCGAGCAGAACGCTGAACACCGCGACACCATCGAGGAGATCAAGTCGGCGTACTCCCTTCCAGTGTTCGAGATTCCGAAGCGGACCGACCTCTCCCAGTCGATTGGCGAGGGGGTATCCGTCTTCGGCTTCGGCAAGGAGAACCAGCGCGTTGAGGATGCACGCGACCTGTTCAACGAAATCGCCGACCTGTTCGACGAGACGTTTGAGAAGACCGCACCTGGGGAGGTGGAAGCATGA
- a CDS encoding helix-turn-helix domain-containing protein — MYEVLDDTAAQTILAIESGDSIRRVAQHLHTPYETVRQAVNRLEDAGYVSYDDGLTVVDERVRDAARELVAASAGVSPPSIEEAYVIPQFGDWPFAFARIDAVYVWTQGGYQVGREPNDYPLFLAVRERDVDAWEAFLHSFDLPTAFERQPRDDLDGPLQIVLEPRPSLDIEHVEGYPVTPRTETIEYMRENYAQFQSALAMLDRMYEDLDLGVTYRETERAQP; from the coding sequence ATGTATGAGGTACTCGACGACACGGCGGCACAGACCATCCTCGCCATCGAGAGTGGTGACTCCATCCGCCGTGTCGCCCAACACCTCCACACGCCCTACGAGACAGTGAGACAGGCCGTCAATCGGCTGGAAGACGCAGGCTACGTTTCCTATGACGATGGCCTCACTGTCGTCGACGAGCGCGTACGCGACGCAGCCCGCGAGCTCGTCGCTGCCAGCGCCGGCGTCAGTCCGCCCTCCATCGAAGAGGCCTACGTCATCCCACAGTTCGGTGACTGGCCGTTCGCGTTTGCGCGGATCGACGCCGTCTACGTGTGGACCCAGGGCGGCTACCAGGTCGGTCGCGAGCCCAACGACTATCCGTTGTTCCTGGCCGTCCGTGAGCGGGACGTCGACGCCTGGGAGGCGTTTCTCCATTCGTTTGACCTCCCGACCGCATTCGAAAGACAGCCCCGAGACGATCTGGACGGACCGCTGCAGATCGTCCTCGAGCCACGCCCCTCACTCGACATTGAGCACGTCGAGGGGTACCCGGTCACCCCGAGAACCGAGACGATCGAGTACATGCGCGAGAACTACGCCCAGTTCCAGTCGGCGCTGGCGATGCTCGACCGGATGTACGAGGACCTCGACCTCGGCGTCACGTATCGAGAGACCGAACGGGCGCAGCCATGA